Proteins found in one Oncorhynchus gorbuscha isolate QuinsamMale2020 ecotype Even-year linkage group LG15, OgorEven_v1.0, whole genome shotgun sequence genomic segment:
- the mrpl47 gene encoding 39S ribosomal protein L47, mitochondrial produces MAATSVGRVLTLCRQFQNAFRISTSLAVQQSALTLTKSQAYLDRLTYPLLSSNWHCHFGQCRPLHTTISRRGLEEFFDIPENWGEPTVKSGAPWTAKQLRTKSNEDLHKLWYVLLKEKNMLLTIEQESKRQRIQMPSPERLKKIERSMKRLDTVVKEREDALRLLQTGQERARPGAWRKDIFGRVYWYRFREHALPWYMNKRYKRKRFYTPLFVTPHIRLRLEKHLRAKTRIQNKEREKQTVLQEKFPQMKAQSS; encoded by the exons ATGGCGGCGACCTCAGTAGGACGCGTTTTGACACTTTGCAGACAGTTTCAAAACGCTTTTAGGATTTCTACATCGTTAGCCGTCCAACAGTCTGCTCTCACTTTGACCAAATCTCAGGCTTATCTTGATAG GTTAACGTATCCTCTTTTGAGCTCAAATTGGCACTGTCATTTTGGCCAGTGTCGGCCTCTGCACACTACCATCAGCAGAAGAGGACTTGAGGAGTTTTTCGACATACCTGAAAACTGGGGGGAGCCAACAGTGAAGTCAG GAGCACCATGGACTGCCAAGCAACTAAGGACGAAAAGTAATGAAGACTTACATAAGCTCTG GTATGTGCTCCTGAAAGAGAAGAACATGCTGCTTACCATTGAGCAGGAGTCCAAAAGGCAAAGAATTCAGATGCCAAGTCCAGAGCGCCTAAAGAAG ATCGAAAGGTCCATGAAGAGACTAGACAcagtggtgaaggagagagaagacgCCCTCCGCCTGCTACAGACAGGCCAGGAGAGAGCAAGACCTGGGGCCTGGAGAAAGGACATCTTTGGACGGGTCTACTG GTACCGGTTTAGAGAGCATGCCCTTCCTTGGTACATGAACAAGAGATACAAACGCAAACGTTTCTACACACCCTTATTTGTCACCCCCCACATAAG GCTTCGTCTAGAGAAACACCTCCGTGCTAAGACCAGAATacagaacaaggagagagaaaaacaaactgTACTCCAGGAGAAGTTTCCCCAAATGAAGGCCCAGTCATCATGA